A genomic segment from Gemmatimonadaceae bacterium encodes:
- a CDS encoding bifunctional response regulator/alkaline phosphatase family protein: MAAYAKSVLWVDDEAELLEPHRMFLRDKGFTVESATNAEDGAELLRRRAFDLVLLDEQMPGTRGLDAFREFREIAPNLDIVMVTKSEEDTTLMEALGAEVSSYLVKPVTPRQVYAVVARLLQGTRIHQQVLARRFVERFREVQAESFRDLDWRGWIDRFTELTQWDLDLVAAGETGLTETLRGLYPDMRREFANFIRRAYPRWVSELSGDRPPLSVDLVHEFLLPIVERDRQALFVVIDCLRLDQWRFIEPSLTTLFEIETTHYFSILPTATPYSRNALFSGLFPCEIAARFPDWWGEREDETLNAHERELLEAQLSELGKRVPIRYEKISSAGEADDLERRLGSFLAGDGIGACVFNFIDLLTHGRSESAILYEVARDETALRELTQQWFRRSTAFSLFREAARRGVKVLVTSDHGSIHCRTPATVFAKRDATPNLRYKFGEDLRAENPDYALLFPNEDSLKLPRRGLGANTLLATGDAFFVYPTKLREYQSRYRGSFLHGGVTPEECILPVALLTPR; encoded by the coding sequence ATGGCCGCATATGCGAAGTCCGTGCTCTGGGTGGACGACGAAGCCGAGCTTCTCGAGCCACACCGCATGTTTTTGCGGGACAAAGGCTTTACTGTCGAGTCGGCGACGAACGCCGAAGACGGAGCCGAGCTACTCCGTCGCCGTGCGTTCGATCTGGTGCTGCTCGACGAGCAAATGCCGGGAACTCGCGGCTTGGATGCGTTTCGCGAATTCCGGGAAATCGCGCCGAATCTCGACATTGTGATGGTCACCAAGAGCGAGGAAGACACCACGCTCATGGAAGCGCTCGGCGCTGAGGTCAGCTCGTATCTCGTGAAGCCGGTCACTCCGCGACAGGTCTATGCAGTCGTCGCCCGCCTGCTGCAGGGAACTCGCATTCATCAACAGGTGCTCGCGAGGCGATTTGTCGAGCGCTTTCGCGAGGTGCAGGCCGAGTCGTTTCGCGACCTCGACTGGCGTGGATGGATCGACCGATTCACCGAGCTCACGCAATGGGATCTGGACCTCGTGGCGGCAGGCGAGACTGGCCTTACTGAGACGCTTCGCGGTCTCTATCCGGACATGCGTCGCGAGTTTGCGAACTTCATCCGCCGTGCGTATCCGCGTTGGGTGAGCGAGCTGTCCGGCGACCGACCGCCACTCTCCGTCGATCTCGTCCACGAATTCCTCCTTCCGATCGTGGAGCGCGATCGCCAGGCGCTATTTGTCGTCATCGACTGCCTCCGACTCGATCAATGGCGATTCATCGAGCCAAGCCTCACGACGCTGTTCGAGATCGAGACGACCCACTATTTCTCCATCCTTCCAACAGCGACGCCGTATTCCCGGAACGCGCTCTTCAGCGGTCTGTTCCCGTGCGAGATCGCGGCGCGATTTCCGGATTGGTGGGGCGAACGTGAAGACGAAACACTCAACGCGCACGAACGAGAGCTGCTCGAAGCCCAGCTTTCGGAGCTCGGGAAGCGAGTACCGATTCGCTACGAGAAGATCTCGTCGGCGGGTGAAGCCGACGACCTCGAGCGGCGTCTCGGTAGCTTCCTCGCGGGCGATGGCATCGGCGCGTGCGTCTTCAACTTCATCGATCTGCTCACCCACGGACGTTCGGAGTCGGCGATTCTGTACGAGGTGGCGCGCGACGAGACCGCACTGCGCGAGCTCACGCAACAGTGGTTCCGTCGATCCACGGCGTTCTCGCTCTTCCGTGAAGCGGCGCGTCGAGGCGTGAAAGTGCTCGTCACTAGCGACCACGGCTCCATCCATTGCCGCACACCCGCGACAGTTTTCGCGAAGCGTGACGCGACGCCGAACCTTCGCTACAAGTTTGGTGAGGACCTGCGCGCTGAGAATCCAGATTACGCGCTGCTCTTTCCTAATGAGGATTCGCTAAAGCTGCCTCGGCGCGGTCTCGGCGCCAACACGCTTCTCGCCACCGGCGACGCCTTCTTCGTCTATCCAACGAAATTGCGCGAATACCAAAGCCGCTACCGCGGCTCATTCCTTCACGGCGGTGTGACGCCCGAGGAGTGCATCCTGCCCGTCGCGCTGCTCACTCCGCGCTGA
- a CDS encoding lysophospholipid acyltransferase family protein has protein sequence MTHISDARTPDAHVRQSSAQRAVSAPSDASSTARHVRPTIAHRVEYGALRGLVALLKRLGLRSASAVGAGLGTLGYRPLAIRRDVVERQVRAALPELPPNELRRIAKASYAHLGRTTAETAILPLYDRDRIISLFDEVEGWSIVEERLARDKGLIFVAGHLGNWELGGAYVAARGVPIQAVARYMANPLFDRYLTRTRERIGMMIVHDDEAVRRVPRALRTGHAVAFLIDQGAVGLASTWVPFFKRLAKTPRGPAVFALRLGAPIVFGAAIRQPSGRFRLSFEAIDSTPTGNLEADVERIVADYTAVLERWVRRAPEQYFWHHRRWKHQRPNTPPELGEPT, from the coding sequence ATGACGCACATTTCCGACGCTCGCACGCCGGATGCGCACGTTAGGCAGTCGAGCGCGCAACGGGCAGTGTCAGCGCCGAGCGACGCATCCAGTACGGCGCGGCACGTCCGGCCGACGATCGCACATCGTGTCGAGTACGGCGCTTTGCGCGGTCTCGTCGCCCTCCTCAAGCGTCTCGGTCTGCGTTCGGCGAGCGCCGTGGGTGCAGGCCTGGGCACCCTCGGCTATCGGCCACTGGCGATCCGTCGTGACGTCGTCGAGCGGCAGGTGCGTGCCGCACTTCCCGAGCTACCGCCTAACGAATTGCGGCGGATTGCCAAGGCAAGCTACGCGCACCTCGGCCGCACAACGGCGGAGACCGCGATTCTCCCACTGTACGATCGCGACCGCATCATCTCGCTCTTCGACGAGGTCGAGGGCTGGAGCATCGTGGAAGAGCGACTCGCGCGCGACAAGGGGCTCATTTTCGTCGCTGGACACCTGGGCAACTGGGAACTCGGTGGGGCTTACGTCGCGGCGCGCGGAGTGCCAATCCAGGCGGTGGCCCGCTACATGGCGAATCCACTGTTCGATCGGTACCTCACGCGGACGCGCGAGCGCATCGGCATGATGATCGTGCACGATGATGAGGCCGTCCGCCGGGTGCCTCGCGCGTTGCGCACCGGACACGCCGTCGCATTCCTCATCGATCAGGGCGCAGTCGGTCTTGCGTCGACGTGGGTGCCCTTTTTCAAGCGGCTCGCGAAAACTCCGCGCGGTCCCGCTGTCTTCGCGCTTCGTCTCGGTGCGCCGATCGTGTTCGGCGCCGCCATCCGCCAACCGAGCGGGCGCTTCCGGCTCAGCTTCGAGGCAATTGATTCGACGCCGACGGGCAACCTGGAAGCCGACGTCGAGCGCATCGTCGCCGACTACACGGCCGTGCTCGAGCGCTGGGTTCGCCGCGCGCCGGAGCAGTACTTCTGGCATCATCGCCGCTGGAAGCATCAGCGACCAAATACGCCGCCCGAGCTCGGAGAGCCGACGTGA
- a CDS encoding ABC transporter permease: protein MSESRAGRALRGDPRAWFGAGVVSLLILLAITAPLVARHDPVHIDLINQLSPPSADHWLGTDIQGRDVWARLVYGARISLSVGIVSQGIALSLGVTLGLIAGFYGRWVDELVMRLADITLAFPTLLLLIAMVAALQPSLGVVFVTIGVVGWAGMARLVRGQVLVVRQLEYVQASRALGGRDVRIIVVHVLPAVLAPVIIAVTLGVAGAIIAESSLSFLGLGVQPPTPSWGAMIADGRDLSQLRHAPWTSVFPGLAIGAAVLGFNMLGDALRDALDPRAARAAIPRGAGLADIARP from the coding sequence GTGAGCGAGTCGCGCGCGGGCCGTGCCTTACGAGGCGATCCACGCGCCTGGTTCGGCGCTGGCGTCGTATCGCTGCTGATTCTACTCGCCATCACGGCCCCGCTCGTCGCTCGTCACGATCCCGTGCACATCGATCTCATCAATCAACTGAGCCCTCCATCCGCGGACCATTGGCTCGGCACGGACATCCAGGGGCGCGACGTGTGGGCGCGGCTCGTCTACGGCGCGCGGATCTCGCTCTCGGTCGGCATCGTGTCACAGGGTATCGCGCTATCACTCGGAGTGACGCTCGGGCTCATCGCGGGTTTTTATGGCAGATGGGTCGACGAGCTCGTTATGCGTCTCGCCGACATCACCTTGGCGTTTCCGACTCTCCTGCTCCTCATCGCGATGGTGGCGGCGCTCCAGCCTTCGTTAGGTGTCGTCTTCGTGACGATTGGCGTCGTCGGCTGGGCGGGCATGGCGCGCCTCGTCCGTGGGCAGGTGCTCGTCGTGCGACAGCTCGAATACGTGCAAGCGTCGCGCGCCCTCGGCGGTCGTGATGTCCGGATCATCGTGGTTCACGTACTCCCGGCCGTGCTCGCGCCCGTGATCATCGCCGTCACGCTCGGCGTCGCCGGCGCGATCATCGCCGAGTCGTCGCTCTCCTTCCTCGGCCTGGGTGTTCAACCTCCGACCCCAAGCTGGGGCGCGATGATCGCCGACGGACGCGATCTCAGTCAGCTCCGCCACGCACCATGGACGTCGGTTTTCCCCGGACTCGCGATTGGCGCCGCGGTGCTCGGCTTCAACATGCTTGGTGACGCGTTGCGTGACGCACTCGATCCACGCGCGGCACGCGCCGCGATACCGCGCGGGGCCGGACTCGCCGACATTGCCCGGCCGTGA
- the tyrS gene encoding tyrosine--tRNA ligase, translating to METMTHALLDELRWRGLLYQHTEGVAALLQRGVASGYVGFDPTATSLHVGSLVPIMALVHLQRSGHRPIALVGGGTGLIGDPSGRPSERTLMSAEQVEINVRGIRAQLERFLDFEDSSGNGTGAILVDNAEWLVSMRTVEFMRDVGKHFTVNYMLQKESVKTRLDGGISYTEFSYMLLQAFDFLELYRRYGALLQLGGSDQWGNITAGIELIRRTEASEAQAATLPLVTTASGTKFGKSEAGAVWLDASLTSPYEFYQFWLNIDDRDVGRYLRYFTLMGRDEIEALDQATEARPERREAQQALARDMTARVHGDEPLRAAIEVSEFLFGRLEPDSLSRAALEVLSAEAPFVEVNESAVSDGAQGLDVFKLLVAAGLAPSNGASRRLLEQGGISLNKRKLGATERYVDASAVLLQGSYLILGKGKRDYAVVRVIR from the coding sequence ATGGAGACGATGACGCACGCATTGCTCGACGAGCTTCGATGGCGCGGTCTGCTCTACCAGCATACCGAGGGAGTCGCTGCTTTGTTGCAGCGTGGCGTGGCGTCTGGGTATGTGGGTTTCGACCCGACCGCGACGAGCCTGCACGTCGGTAGTCTCGTGCCGATCATGGCGCTGGTGCATCTGCAGCGAAGCGGACACCGACCGATCGCGCTCGTTGGTGGAGGCACAGGGCTCATTGGTGATCCGAGCGGTCGGCCCTCGGAGCGAACGCTGATGTCAGCGGAGCAGGTGGAGATCAACGTTCGTGGCATTCGGGCGCAGCTCGAGCGCTTTCTAGATTTTGAGGACTCCAGTGGCAACGGCACCGGGGCCATTCTGGTCGACAATGCAGAGTGGCTGGTCAGCATGCGCACCGTCGAGTTCATGCGCGATGTCGGAAAGCATTTCACCGTGAATTACATGTTGCAAAAGGAATCGGTGAAGACACGTCTCGACGGCGGCATCTCGTATACCGAGTTCAGCTACATGCTGCTGCAGGCATTCGATTTTCTCGAATTGTATCGTCGATACGGCGCGCTCTTACAACTCGGCGGCAGCGATCAGTGGGGAAACATCACGGCCGGCATCGAGCTCATTCGAAGAACGGAGGCGTCGGAGGCGCAGGCGGCAACGCTCCCACTCGTGACGACGGCGTCCGGCACGAAGTTCGGCAAGAGCGAGGCGGGCGCAGTGTGGCTCGACGCGTCGTTGACGTCGCCATATGAGTTTTATCAATTCTGGTTGAACATCGACGATCGAGATGTCGGTCGGTATTTGCGGTATTTCACGCTCATGGGTCGAGACGAGATCGAAGCGCTCGATCAAGCGACCGAGGCGCGGCCCGAGCGTCGTGAAGCGCAGCAGGCGTTGGCGCGCGATATGACGGCGCGCGTGCACGGTGACGAGCCGTTGCGAGCGGCCATCGAGGTCTCGGAATTTCTCTTCGGCCGGCTCGAGCCGGACTCGCTCTCACGCGCGGCGCTCGAGGTGCTGAGCGCCGAGGCACCCTTCGTCGAAGTGAACGAGTCCGCGGTGAGCGACGGCGCCCAGGGTCTCGACGTGTTCAAGTTGCTCGTCGCGGCGGGGCTTGCGCCATCGAATGGCGCCTCGCGGCGGCTGCTCGAGCAGGGCGGTATTTCGCTGAACAAACGGAAGCTCGGGGCGACAGAGCGATACGTCGATGCCAGTGCCGTGCTGCTGCAGGGCTCGTACCTGATTCTCGGCAAGGGCAAGAGGGACTACGCCGTCGTACGAGTCATTCGTTAG
- a CDS encoding glycosyltransferase family 4 protein: MRLLFYVGDKGWSGCARAFVAAARGLGARGHQVTLVCPGGSPTARRAEALGVDTVPADPEATAAGDVWNLRRILQERFVEVAFVHSDREQLVVSSAMRLAARGAIIRRVPAFLTPALMRSGRLALRIASAGLIFTTEAELAQAQASPALSAMPLPPIVAPLGVDVASYESVRPLARASIGVPAQGVLIVCSYEPSARFRLATAMRTLGLLLPRHPGAHLVVLGPGSQDDDLRMHAAALGVSNYVTFLGHRPDDLAILRSADAGWVVAGADDGAFAFLDLMAMRIPVLAERGTLPEHFVADGITGLLLSPSAPSHTASTVAPFFAHQELRTAMGNAARTRVQRDFDETDMIDGFERAASAGADRRRWSAR; this comes from the coding sequence ATGCGCCTGCTCTTCTATGTCGGCGATAAAGGCTGGAGTGGATGCGCGCGCGCGTTTGTCGCTGCGGCGCGAGGACTTGGCGCCCGGGGCCACCAGGTCACCCTCGTCTGTCCCGGCGGCAGCCCGACTGCGCGTCGCGCCGAGGCATTGGGCGTCGACACCGTGCCGGCTGATCCCGAGGCCACGGCCGCCGGCGATGTGTGGAATCTCCGGCGCATCCTTCAGGAGCGCTTCGTGGAGGTCGCGTTCGTCCACAGCGATCGCGAGCAGCTCGTCGTGAGCTCGGCGATGCGACTCGCCGCGCGCGGTGCCATCATTCGTCGCGTGCCTGCTTTTCTGACGCCCGCTTTGATGCGGAGTGGCCGGCTCGCTCTCCGGATCGCGAGCGCGGGACTGATCTTTACGACCGAGGCCGAGCTGGCGCAGGCGCAGGCTTCGCCCGCGCTCTCAGCGATGCCGCTTCCGCCCATCGTTGCTCCTCTCGGCGTCGACGTCGCGAGTTACGAATCGGTGCGCCCGCTCGCCAGAGCAAGCATCGGCGTGCCGGCGCAAGGTGTGCTTATCGTGTGTAGCTACGAGCCGAGCGCGCGATTTCGCCTCGCCACGGCGATGCGCACGCTCGGTCTCTTGCTTCCGCGACATCCCGGTGCCCACCTTGTTGTGCTCGGTCCCGGCTCTCAAGACGACGATTTGCGCATGCATGCAGCCGCGCTTGGTGTGAGCAATTACGTAACTTTCCTCGGTCACCGCCCGGATGACCTCGCGATCCTGCGCTCCGCTGACGCCGGCTGGGTCGTCGCCGGCGCCGATGATGGAGCCTTCGCCTTTCTCGATCTCATGGCGATGCGCATTCCGGTCCTCGCCGAGCGTGGAACCCTGCCGGAACACTTCGTCGCCGACGGAATCACGGGGTTGCTGCTGTCGCCGAGCGCTCCGTCGCATACCGCCTCGACGGTTGCGCCCTTCTTTGCACACCAGGAGCTGCGCACCGCGATGGGCAATGCCGCTCGCACGCGGGTGCAGCGCGACTTTGATGAAACGGATATGATCGACGGCTTCGAGCGCGCGGCGTCAGCTGGCGCAGACCGAAGACGGTGGTCGGCGCGATGA
- a CDS encoding ABC transporter transmembrane domain-containing protein, with protein MYRRLLRFLRPHSGRMLGAIGASALAAIFDAYSFALLIPFLNALFGMPTLLPVKSGWLTAFLNRTIGMLLDPNDKMGSLQMVIVIIVVSVAIKNFFIWLAGNLGAQLQEYVTRDVRDAVYTHLQRLPLGFFARTKVGQIISRVISDTTQVKAVITTLVTQSFQSAALVLAYIAVLLSISLQLTLIALIVAPLVIGALQPLLKRLRRGYRRLGDDYGEMTSVLQEAVTGVRLVKSFGAEPYEERRFLEASNRYSDGLMRITRVAFLSQPITEFLGTLVAVAILWIGARMVLVGGTLQSAQLITFLVIVMRLLQPLKQLSQVPTTAQQALAASDRLFEVLDAPTELMTDKGTRTVDGFRDAVVFEKVSFAYETEPVLVDVDFTARKGEVLALVGHSGAGKSTLVDLIPRFYEPTAGRILVDGIDTRNIKLASLRGLTGIVSQDTVLFNDTVRNNIAYGAAGRFSEEQIAAAARAANAHGFVSELPHGYDTILGERGTRLSGGQRQRIAIARALLIDPPILILDEATSALDTESERLVQEAIDHLLAGRTVFVIAHRLSTIIHADQILVLDRGRVVERGTHQELLSCRGAYFRLYSMQFRDEPVEGLPPAATAQA; from the coding sequence ATGTATCGACGCCTCCTTCGATTCCTTCGTCCGCACTCGGGCCGCATGCTCGGCGCGATCGGCGCGAGCGCGCTCGCGGCGATCTTCGACGCCTATTCTTTCGCTCTCCTGATCCCGTTTCTGAATGCCCTGTTCGGGATGCCAACGCTGCTTCCCGTGAAGTCTGGTTGGCTCACCGCATTCCTGAATCGCACGATCGGGATGCTCCTCGATCCCAACGACAAGATGGGATCGCTCCAGATGGTGATCGTCATCATCGTGGTCTCGGTCGCGATCAAGAACTTCTTCATCTGGCTGGCCGGGAATCTCGGCGCGCAGTTGCAGGAGTATGTCACGCGTGACGTCCGCGACGCGGTCTACACCCATCTCCAGCGCTTGCCGCTCGGTTTCTTCGCGCGCACCAAGGTCGGTCAGATCATCTCGCGCGTCATCTCCGACACGACGCAAGTCAAGGCGGTCATCACGACGCTGGTGACGCAATCATTTCAAAGTGCGGCGCTCGTCCTCGCCTACATCGCTGTGCTGCTGTCGATCTCGCTGCAGCTGACACTCATTGCACTCATCGTCGCGCCGCTCGTCATCGGCGCCCTTCAGCCATTGCTCAAACGGCTGCGTCGCGGTTATCGCCGCCTCGGCGACGACTACGGCGAGATGACGAGCGTGCTCCAGGAAGCCGTCACGGGTGTTCGACTCGTGAAATCATTCGGCGCGGAGCCGTACGAGGAGCGACGCTTCCTCGAGGCGAGTAACCGCTACTCCGACGGCCTGATGCGCATCACGCGCGTCGCGTTTCTCTCGCAGCCGATAACCGAGTTTCTTGGGACCTTGGTCGCCGTTGCCATTTTATGGATTGGCGCGCGCATGGTGCTCGTCGGTGGAACACTCCAGTCCGCCCAGCTGATCACCTTCCTCGTCATCGTTATGCGTCTGCTGCAACCGCTCAAGCAGCTCTCGCAGGTCCCGACGACAGCGCAGCAAGCACTTGCGGCGAGCGATCGTTTGTTCGAGGTCCTCGATGCGCCGACGGAGCTGATGACTGACAAGGGTACTCGCACTGTGGACGGTTTCCGCGACGCGGTCGTGTTCGAGAAGGTCTCGTTCGCCTACGAAACCGAGCCCGTGCTCGTCGATGTCGATTTCACCGCACGCAAGGGAGAAGTCCTTGCGCTCGTCGGACATAGCGGCGCGGGGAAGAGCACGCTGGTCGATCTCATCCCACGGTTTTACGAGCCGACGGCCGGCCGCATTCTCGTCGACGGCATCGATACCCGTAATATCAAGCTCGCGTCCTTGCGCGGCCTAACGGGAATCGTCAGCCAGGACACCGTGCTCTTCAACGACACGGTGCGCAACAACATTGCATATGGCGCCGCCGGTCGCTTCAGCGAGGAGCAGATCGCGGCTGCCGCGCGCGCCGCCAATGCGCACGGATTCGTTTCGGAACTGCCGCACGGATATGATACGATCCTCGGCGAGCGCGGCACGCGCCTCTCCGGTGGCCAACGCCAGCGGATCGCGATCGCGCGGGCCCTACTCATCGATCCACCCATTCTCATCCTTGACGAAGCGACGTCCGCGCTCGACACCGAATCCGAGAGGCTCGTCCAGGAAGCCATCGATCACCTCCTCGCCGGCCGCACGGTCTTCGTCATTGCCCACCGGCTATCGACGATCATTCATGCCGACCAGATTCTCGTGCTGGACCGCGGACGTGTCGTGGAGCGCGGGACGCACCAGGAGCTGCTGAGCTGTCGCGGCGCCTACTTCCGGCTCTACTCCATGCAATTTCGCGACGAGCCGGTCGAAGGACTGCCACCGGCAGCGACGGCGCAAGCCTGA
- a CDS encoding aminotransferase class V-fold PLP-dependent enzyme, producing MPFDVDALREREFPWAARAEAIYLNNASTGPLPERTLAAIREFDARRAAPYRLSDEIQFATLARGRELIAQLIGAESTEIALAVNTSYGINVAAFGLPLGPGDVVLTPDREFPANVYPWMQLARKRGVVYRRLPTCDGAVDEDALRRELEDPAVRAVSVSWVGFASGYTVDLEAIGRACRARGAFFIVDAIQGLGPLTLDVRACHVDILACGAQKWLLSPWGTGFVYVRRELIAELEPNVVSWMAVKGSDDFRRLVDYDLTWRDDARRFEFITLPFQDFAGMNASLELMHEIGPRAIAEQVGVLADIVVLWAASQREVELVTPSVPRHRAGIVALRMPNAEGVSRVLREAGVSHSFREGAIRLSPHFYNTREEIRRALGIIETAPTHRS from the coding sequence TTGCCATTTGACGTTGACGCGTTGCGCGAGCGCGAATTCCCCTGGGCGGCGCGCGCCGAGGCGATCTACCTCAACAACGCCAGCACCGGCCCATTGCCCGAGCGCACGCTTGCCGCGATTCGTGAGTTCGACGCGCGCCGCGCCGCGCCGTATCGCCTGTCCGACGAGATTCAGTTCGCGACGTTGGCTCGCGGTCGGGAGTTGATCGCGCAGCTCATCGGTGCGGAGAGCACGGAGATCGCGCTCGCCGTCAACACGTCGTACGGCATCAACGTCGCCGCGTTCGGCTTGCCGTTAGGCCCCGGCGACGTCGTGCTCACGCCTGATCGCGAGTTTCCCGCCAATGTCTATCCGTGGATGCAGCTCGCGCGGAAGCGCGGGGTGGTCTATCGTCGCCTGCCGACCTGCGACGGCGCCGTCGACGAGGACGCGCTCCGTCGCGAGCTCGAGGATCCCGCCGTCCGCGCGGTCTCCGTCTCCTGGGTGGGCTTTGCGAGCGGATACACGGTCGACCTCGAGGCGATCGGGCGCGCCTGTCGCGCACGCGGCGCGTTTTTCATCGTCGACGCCATCCAGGGACTCGGGCCGCTCACGCTCGACGTACGTGCCTGTCACGTCGACATTCTTGCTTGCGGCGCGCAGAAGTGGCTCCTCTCGCCGTGGGGTACTGGCTTCGTGTACGTGAGGCGCGAACTCATTGCCGAGCTCGAGCCCAACGTCGTGAGCTGGATGGCGGTGAAGGGCAGCGACGACTTCCGGCGTCTCGTGGACTATGACCTCACCTGGCGCGACGACGCGCGCCGCTTCGAGTTCATTACCCTGCCATTTCAAGACTTTGCGGGGATGAACGCGAGCCTCGAGCTCATGCACGAGATTGGTCCGCGCGCCATCGCGGAGCAGGTTGGTGTGCTCGCTGACATCGTCGTACTCTGGGCGGCGAGTCAACGCGAGGTGGAGCTCGTCACCCCATCGGTGCCTCGTCACCGCGCAGGCATCGTCGCATTACGGATGCCCAACGCGGAAGGGGTAAGCCGTGTGCTCCGCGAGGCAGGCGTCAGTCACTCTTTTCGTGAAGGCGCGATCCGGCTGTCGCCACACTTTTACAACACCCGTGAGGAGATCCGCCGAGCGCTGGGAATCATCGAAACTGCGCCGACGCACCGGTCCTGA